The Curtobacterium herbarum genome contains the following window.
CTGGCCCTGGCCCTGGCCCTGGCCCTGGCCGTGCGATGCCGCGGCCGACTCGCCCGGTGCTGCTGATGCGGCGGCGGGCACCATCGGTGCCGCCACCATGGCGACCAGCGCCGCCACGATCCCGATCTTCATGGACTTCTGCATGACACTCCTCTTCGAGTGGTGTCCACGACGACGAGGTGCCGTCGCGGGGTCCACGACCGACCGGCCGTGGAGCCCGCCGCCGGGACACCCGAAGTCCCGACGGCGGGGGTCTCAGCCGACGCCGGTCAGCGGCCGCTCCGCGGGAAGCGGAAGGTGCGGACCTCGAACGCGTCGACCGCGATGGCCGCCACCCCGTCGGTGACCGCGGCCACCCCGGGCAGCGCCGCGTCGGGCTCCTCGAGCAGGGTGACCTCGACCGGGTCGCCGAACGGCCCGTCGACGCCGAGTCCGCCGGTGCCCCGGCGTCCGGCCGGCTCGTAGACGCGGACGACCAGGTCACCGGAGCGGTCGTCGGCGAGCTTCACGGCCGACACCACCACGTCGCCGGAGGCCCGGACGAGCGGCGCGAACCCGTGGTCACCGGTGACGGTCCGGGCGGCGCTGTTCATCGCCGTGCCGGCCGCGGTCGCGCCGAGGACGTCGGTGCCGATGACCAGGCCGTACCGGTGGGTCTGCACGCCCTGGTCGGTCTCCGGGTCCGGGAACCGCGGCGCCCGGAGCAACGAGAGTCGCAGGGTCGTGGTGACGTGGCCGTCGACCGCGTCGCGGGTGACGTCGAACCCGTGGATCGAGTCGTTCACGAGCGCGACACCGAACCCGGGCTCCTCGGCGAGGACGTACCGGTGCATCGACGTCTCGAACTTGGCGGCCTCCCACGACGTGTTCGTGTGGGTCACCCGCTTCTGCGCGCCGAACTGGGTCTCTGCGATGGTGTGCTCGGCGCGGACGTCGAGCGGGAACGCCACCTTGAGGAACTTCTCGGTCTCGTGCCAGTCCGTGACCTGGGCGAACTCCAGGGTGCGGGTGTCCGGCGCGAGCGTGATCTCCTGCGTCACGGTCGACTCGCTGAACGCCCGCGAGACGGTGACGCGTGCGGTGCCGTCCGCGTCGACCGAGCCGCGCAGGGCGGTGACGTCGACCAGGTCGTCGACCCGGTTCCGGTAGTACCGGTCGACGTCCCACGCGTCCCACATGTTCGGGAAGTCCTGGTGCAGCTGCAGCAGGTTCGCGACCTGCCCGGGAGCGATCGCGTCGCGGCCGGTGGTCAGTTCGACGGCGCTCGTGACGAGTCCGCGGCCGTCGATGACGACGCGCACCAGCTCGTTGGTGAGCACGAACCCGCCGTCGGCCTCGGTGAGCGACACCGCGGTCGTCGCCGGCACGTCGGTCGCGACGACCGCGCTGAGCGCTCCGGTGCCGGCCTGGAGGACCGGGGCCGGGTTCACGACGACCGTCCGGTCCCCGTTCCCGGCGAGGGCCGACAGGGCGGCGGCGATGAGGGCCTCCAGGCGGTCGGCGATCTCCGCGTACCGCTCGACGGCCTCGCGGTGCACCCACGCGATCGAGGTGCCCGGCAGGATGTCGTGGAACTGCTGGAGCAGGACCTGCTGCCACAGCGCGTCGAGCTCCTCGTACGGGTACGCGAAGTCGGTGCGGGCGGCGGCCGTGGCGCACCAGAGCTCGGCCTCGACGAGCAGGTGCTCGCTGCGGCGGTTGCCCTGCTTCGTCTGGTGCTGGCTGGTCAGCGTCGCACGGTGCAGCTCGAGGTACAGCTCACCGACCCACACCGGCGGGTTCTCCAGCTCGGACTTCGCCCGGTCGAAGAACACGTCCGGGTGCTCCCACGTCACGCGGGCGCTGCCCTCCAGATCCGCCAGGCGTGCGGCCGTGCCGGTCATCTCACGCGTCGTGCCACCGCCACCGTCGCCCCAACCGACCGGCGCGATCGAGCCCGTGGCCAGACGGTTCTCGCGGAACTGGCGCGAGGCCTTCGCGACCTCGGACCCGGACAGCCGCGAGTTGTAGGTGTCCATCGACGGGAAGTGCGAGAACACCCGCGACCCGTCGATGCCCTCCCACAGGAACGTGTGGTGCGGGAACTTGTTCACCTGGTTCCACGAGATCTTCTGCGTGAAGAACCACTCGAACCCCGCACGCCGCATCAGCTGCGGCAGCGCCGGCGAGTACCCGAAGCTGTCCGGCAGCCACACACCCTTCGGCCGGATACCGAACTCGCGCTCGAAGAACCGCTGCCCCTGCGAGAACTGCCGGACGATGCTCTCCCCGGTCGGCATCACCGTGTCGGACTCGACCCACATCCCACCGAGCGGCAGGAAGCGACCAACGGCGACGGCGGCCTTGACCTTCGCGTAGACCTCGGGACGGTGCTCCTTGATCCACGCGTACTGCTGCGCACTGGACATGCCGTACAGGAAGTCGTCGGTCTGCCCGATCAGCTCCGTCATCGACGAGGTGGTGCGCGCGACCTTGCGGATCGTCTCGCGCACCGGCCAGAGCCACGCGGAGTCGATGTGCGCATGCCCGACGGCCGAGATCCGGTGCGCCGAGGCCTCAGCCGGAGCGGCGAGCACCTCGACGAGCGCGGCCCGGGCGTCCCCGGCGGTCTCCGGGATCTGCTGCAGGTCGAGCGCGTCGAGGGCGCCGTCGAGGGCCTGCAGGATCCGCATCCGCCGCGGCCCCTGCGGCAGCTCCTCCTGCAGCTCGAGCAGCACGTCGATGTCGAGCGCGAGCTCGTGCACCTCGGACGCGAACACCGCCAGGTCCATCCGCCGCGACGTGTACAGCCGCTTCGGGGACGAAGTCCGCACGTCACCCTCCTGCGTCACGAGGAAGGGGTGATAGTCGAGCAGCACCGGGTTCGACGCGGCCTCGACGAAGAACTCGACGGTCTCGCCGCCGACGGCTTCCTCGGCGATGAGCACCCACTGGTTGCGCGGGTTGATCGACTTCACCGGCGTGCCGTCGGACAGGTACACCAGGCCCTCGCACTGGAAGCCCGGCATGTTCTTGTCGAAGCCGAGGTCGATGAGCGCCTCGACGCGCTGCCCGGCCCACGCGGTGGGGACCGTGCCGCTGAGCCGGAACCAGGTGGTGCCCCACGCGGCGCCCCAGGGCGTACCGACCGCGTACGGCTCGTAGCTGAGCGCGAGGCCGTCGGCGGGGGCGATCGGCTCACCGGGCAGCTCGTGCCAGGCGGCGTCGAGCGAGACGGCGGTGGCGTGCACCTCGGGCAGGATGCGCTCGTCGAGCACGCGGCGTGCGCGGCCGATGGTGAGCGGGATGTCGTCGTGCATGGGTCCTTCCGGGGGACGGCGGGGAACAGCGGTGGTCGTGCGGTTCGGTCAGGGCATGGTCGCGGGGTGCGCGACCGAGAGCGCGGTCGTCGTGGTGTCGGCGGGGACGTCGACGCAGGTGGTGATGCCGCGCTTCGCCAGCAGGCCGGTGTCCCCGAGCCGGGAGCGCAGGACCACCTGGGGTCCGCGCCCGTCCTGCTCGGCGAGCGTCAGCCAGGCGGCGGCGAACCGGCCGCCCGGGGCCGAGTCGGCGCGGCTGTGGTGCACCGGTGACCCGTCCGGTGCGACGTCGTCGAGCACGAGCGCGGTCGACGGCGGTGCGGGGGCCTGGTGCCGTCCGTGGCCGGACGCCAGCGCCATCTCGCGGAACCGCTCCCCCGTCGGCTTCACGCGGCCGTCGTTCGTCAGGAGCCCGAGGTCGTACTCGAGCTCCGGGAAGTCCGCGAGCGAGCGGGACACGTCGTGCGAGCACCACCACGTGATGCCGGCGAGGTGCTGCACGTCGAGGGCGTGCCGGATCGTCTGCTCGGTGAAGTCCGGGGCGTCGGCCACGTCCACCACGTTGGTCGGTGCGCCGACCTCCTGCAACCAGTTCGGCCGGTCCGCGCGTCCGTTCCACGCGGCGGCGAGCTGG
Protein-coding sequences here:
- a CDS encoding alpha-mannosidase, which produces MHDDIPLTIGRARRVLDERILPEVHATAVSLDAAWHELPGEPIAPADGLALSYEPYAVGTPWGAAWGTTWFRLSGTVPTAWAGQRVEALIDLGFDKNMPGFQCEGLVYLSDGTPVKSINPRNQWVLIAEEAVGGETVEFFVEAASNPVLLDYHPFLVTQEGDVRTSSPKRLYTSRRMDLAVFASEVHELALDIDVLLELQEELPQGPRRMRILQALDGALDALDLQQIPETAGDARAALVEVLAAPAEASAHRISAVGHAHIDSAWLWPVRETIRKVARTTSSMTELIGQTDDFLYGMSSAQQYAWIKEHRPEVYAKVKAAVAVGRFLPLGGMWVESDTVMPTGESIVRQFSQGQRFFEREFGIRPKGVWLPDSFGYSPALPQLMRRAGFEWFFTQKISWNQVNKFPHHTFLWEGIDGSRVFSHFPSMDTYNSRLSGSEVAKASRQFRENRLATGSIAPVGWGDGGGGTTREMTGTAARLADLEGSARVTWEHPDVFFDRAKSELENPPVWVGELYLELHRATLTSQHQTKQGNRRSEHLLVEAELWCATAAARTDFAYPYEELDALWQQVLLQQFHDILPGTSIAWVHREAVERYAEIADRLEALIAAALSALAGNGDRTVVVNPAPVLQAGTGALSAVVATDVPATTAVSLTEADGGFVLTNELVRVVIDGRGLVTSAVELTTGRDAIAPGQVANLLQLHQDFPNMWDAWDVDRYYRNRVDDLVDVTALRGSVDADGTARVTVSRAFSESTVTQEITLAPDTRTLEFAQVTDWHETEKFLKVAFPLDVRAEHTIAETQFGAQKRVTHTNTSWEAAKFETSMHRYVLAEEPGFGVALVNDSIHGFDVTRDAVDGHVTTTLRLSLLRAPRFPDPETDQGVQTHRYGLVIGTDVLGATAAGTAMNSAARTVTGDHGFAPLVRASGDVVVSAVKLADDRSGDLVVRVYEPAGRRGTGGLGVDGPFGDPVEVTLLEEPDAALPGVAAVTDGVAAIAVDAFEVRTFRFPRSGR